A genomic window from Sulfurospirillum multivorans DSM 12446 includes:
- the typA gene encoding translational GTPase TypA, whose product MQEFRNIAVIAHVDHGKTTLVDELLKQSGTYTAHQKVEERAMDSNDLEKERGITILSKNTAIRYKETKINIIDTPGHADFGGEVERVLKMVDGVLLLVDAQEGVMPQTKFVVKKALSLGLCPIVVVNKIDKPAADAERVVDEVFDLLVALGANEDQLEFPIIYAAARDGYAKYNMSDESKNLEPLFETILKHVPAPSGKPENPLQLQVFTLDYDNYVGKIGIARIFNGTIKKNETVLLAKADGEQVRGRVSKLIGFHGLERIDINEAESGDIVAVAGFETLDVGDSLVDPNNPMPLDPLHIEEPTLSVVFGVNDSPFAGLDGKYVTSNKINERLESEMKTNIAMRYENAGEGKFKVSGRGELQITILAENMRREGFEFSLARPEVIIKEENGVKLEPYEHLVVDVPDEFTGTVIEKLGRKKAEMKAMNPTGDGQTRIEFEIPARGLIGFRGQFLTDTKGEGVMNHSFLDFRPLSGEVEHRKNGALISMESGTAMGYSLFSLQERGMLFIDVQIKVYAGMIIGEHSRPNDLDVNPIKGKPQSNVRSSGADEAIKLVPPRKMNLELALEWIENDELVEVTPINIRIRKKYLDPNQRKRMSR is encoded by the coding sequence TTGCAAGAGTTTAGAAATATTGCCGTGATAGCGCACGTTGACCACGGAAAAACGACCTTAGTCGATGAGCTGTTGAAACAATCAGGTACCTACACAGCGCACCAAAAAGTAGAAGAAAGAGCAATGGACAGCAACGATCTTGAAAAAGAGCGCGGAATTACCATTCTTTCTAAAAATACAGCTATTCGTTATAAAGAGACTAAAATTAACATTATCGACACTCCAGGCCACGCCGACTTTGGTGGTGAGGTTGAGCGTGTTTTAAAAATGGTTGATGGTGTTTTATTGCTGGTTGATGCACAAGAAGGCGTTATGCCTCAAACCAAATTCGTGGTTAAAAAAGCGCTTAGCCTTGGTCTTTGCCCGATTGTTGTTGTTAACAAGATCGACAAGCCAGCGGCAGATGCAGAGCGTGTTGTTGATGAAGTGTTTGACCTTTTAGTCGCCCTTGGAGCGAATGAAGATCAACTCGAATTTCCTATCATTTATGCAGCAGCGCGTGATGGTTATGCCAAATACAATATGAGCGACGAGAGCAAAAATCTTGAGCCTCTTTTTGAAACCATCCTCAAACATGTTCCTGCCCCTTCAGGAAAACCTGAAAATCCACTTCAACTTCAAGTCTTTACCCTTGATTACGACAACTACGTTGGAAAAATCGGTATTGCCCGTATTTTTAACGGAACGATTAAGAAAAATGAGACGGTGCTACTGGCTAAAGCCGATGGCGAACAAGTACGTGGACGTGTTTCAAAACTGATCGGTTTTCACGGTTTGGAAAGAATTGATATTAACGAAGCAGAAAGCGGCGACATTGTAGCGGTTGCTGGTTTTGAAACCCTTGATGTTGGGGACAGTTTGGTTGATCCAAACAATCCGATGCCTCTTGATCCCTTACACATCGAAGAGCCAACACTTTCCGTTGTTTTTGGCGTTAATGACTCTCCGTTTGCGGGACTTGATGGCAAATACGTCACATCAAACAAAATCAATGAACGTTTAGAATCTGAGATGAAAACAAACATCGCAATGCGATATGAAAACGCAGGCGAAGGTAAATTTAAAGTCAGTGGACGTGGAGAGCTTCAAATCACGATCTTGGCTGAAAATATGCGTCGTGAAGGTTTTGAGTTTTCACTTGCGCGTCCTGAAGTTATTATCAAAGAAGAAAATGGCGTCAAATTGGAGCCATATGAGCACCTTGTTGTCGATGTTCCTGATGAATTTACGGGAACGGTTATTGAAAAATTAGGTCGTAAAAAAGCGGAAATGAAAGCGATGAACCCAACAGGTGATGGTCAAACACGTATTGAGTTTGAGATTCCTGCTCGTGGTTTGATTGGTTTTCGTGGACAATTTTTGACCGATACCAAAGGTGAGGGTGTTATGAACCACTCATTTTTAGATTTTAGACCTCTAAGTGGAGAAGTTGAACACCGTAAAAATGGTGCACTTATCTCTATGGAAAGTGGTACAGCAATGGGTTACTCACTCTTTAGTTTACAAGAGAGAGGAATGCTTTTCATTGATGTACAAATTAAAGTTTATGCGGGTATGATTATTGGTGAGCATTCACGACCGAATGATTTGGATGTTAACCCAATCAAAGGTAAGCCACAAAGTAACGTAAGAAGTAGTGGTGCTGATGAAGCGATTAAACTCGTTCCACCACGCAAAATGAACCTAGAATTAGCACTTGAGTGGATTGAAAACGATGAATTGGTGGAAGTAACTCCTATCAACATTCGTATTCGTAAAAAATACCTTGATCCAAACCAACGTAAACGTATGAGTCGCTAA
- the fliK gene encoding flagellar hook-length control protein FliK: MQNLLSFVQASSALPVASVSTEAMKSESGDGSFSESFFSMILGQYASEEEQTPLSETALPVTTQENDTLELLSSEGEAKSIDEHLLEDLLSVVSTLQDDPTATVFPTLNASSSLEKLVASETTRQEFASVKNVSDLLALSQKYNLGLEKLTISTESAQSLQAKFPTLAENNFFDDLQTALTTAQSTTQSDVSLSTTASSVMSLLDKQSTQTQTSSKSSMLSELISKENLSTQTDGEVESLEVNEKQQTVQAIQEETTETSTKPLDTLLQKVTNANETKKTLTAENASLSSDDTSVETSTTRVNEVPVERVQTEDESIDSVLTTLKTDKTSDEAAEEEIALSQKIVSSEESETTSTSSEDSQSTLEIKNDLKTTLRQEITSKTATVKESLNQFASDLQEKIDAYKPPIMKVELSLSPQSLGDVDVTLLTRGNNLHVTISSNTSTMSLFTQNQNDVKSALINMGFTNLEMNFSDQNNKEQAQQNQKNSSGSSDEFTTESSEEETTLLEIVIPQYV; the protein is encoded by the coding sequence ATGCAAAATCTTCTCTCTTTTGTGCAGGCTTCAAGCGCGCTACCCGTAGCTTCAGTATCGACAGAAGCGATGAAAAGCGAGAGCGGTGATGGCTCGTTTTCTGAGAGTTTTTTCTCAATGATTCTTGGACAATACGCAAGTGAAGAAGAGCAAACACCACTGAGCGAAACAGCACTTCCTGTGACAACACAAGAAAATGATACGCTTGAACTTCTCAGCAGTGAAGGCGAAGCAAAAAGCATTGATGAACATTTATTGGAAGACCTTTTAAGTGTGGTAAGCACACTCCAAGACGATCCAACAGCAACGGTTTTCCCAACACTTAATGCCTCTTCAAGTTTAGAAAAATTAGTGGCGAGTGAAACAACGCGCCAAGAATTTGCCAGTGTTAAAAACGTAAGCGATCTATTGGCATTATCGCAAAAATACAACCTTGGATTGGAAAAACTTACCATCTCAACCGAAAGTGCTCAAAGCCTTCAAGCCAAGTTTCCAACACTGGCTGAAAATAACTTTTTTGATGATTTGCAAACAGCCCTTACGACCGCACAAAGCACGACTCAAAGTGATGTAAGCCTCTCTACAACGGCTTCGAGTGTTATGAGTTTGCTCGATAAACAATCCACTCAAACACAAACATCCTCTAAATCTTCGATGTTAAGCGAGCTTATCTCCAAAGAGAATTTAAGCACCCAAACCGATGGTGAGGTAGAATCACTCGAAGTAAACGAAAAACAACAAACCGTGCAAGCAATTCAAGAAGAGACAACCGAAACGTCTACCAAACCTTTAGATACGCTTCTTCAAAAAGTAACCAATGCTAACGAAACTAAAAAAACACTCACGGCAGAAAATGCAAGCCTCAGTAGCGATGATACCTCCGTGGAAACATCCACAACACGTGTCAATGAAGTACCTGTTGAACGTGTGCAAACGGAAGACGAGAGTATTGATAGTGTGTTAACCACCCTTAAAACCGATAAAACTTCTGATGAAGCGGCGGAAGAGGAGATTGCACTCAGCCAAAAAATCGTAAGCAGTGAAGAGAGTGAAACCACATCAACCTCATCAGAGGATTCACAATCCACATTGGAGATTAAAAATGATCTTAAAACAACGCTCAGACAAGAGATAACATCCAAAACAGCTACGGTTAAAGAGAGCCTCAATCAATTTGCAAGTGATCTTCAAGAGAAGATTGATGCGTACAAACCGCCTATTATGAAGGTTGAACTCTCCTTAAGTCCTCAAAGTTTAGGCGATGTTGATGTCACGCTTTTAACCAGAGGCAACAATTTACATGTAACGATTTCGTCCAACACCAGCACGATGTCACTCTTTACGCAAAACCAAAATGATGTTAAAAGTGCCCTGATCAATATGGGCTTTACCAATTTAGAGATGAACTTTAGCGATCAAAACAACAAAGAACAAGCACAGCAAAATCAAAAAAACAGTAGTGGAAGTTCAGATGAATTTACCACAGAATCAAGTGAAGAAGAGACAACCCTTTTAGAGATTGTCATTCCTCAATACGTCTAA
- a CDS encoding flagellar hook capping FlgD N-terminal domain-containing protein has protein sequence MATTGYENLISGSSSSTTTASTTTSTSSSSLSNDDFLTLLVTELQYQDPTDPMDTETILTQTSQLASIEAAQNTADSLDELSEQLQSSTTFNAVSSIGKMASLGSNYITYTGSDDISFEVYFPNEISDGTLTIADSDGNVVRTIDLGDEAKGESGIVTITWDGLDDEGNQVDEGYYSVGATYIDPEGASDTTVLGVYPIESVYYDDGVIKLKLGSNYYNIDEVVEIYAKSES, from the coding sequence ATGGCAACAACCGGATATGAAAATCTTATTTCAGGCTCAAGCTCAAGCACAACAACCGCAAGTACGACAACGTCAACGTCATCCTCATCGCTGAGTAACGATGACTTTTTAACCTTACTTGTCACCGAATTACAGTACCAAGATCCAACTGATCCTATGGATACAGAGACCATTTTAACGCAAACTTCACAGCTAGCATCGATTGAAGCCGCTCAAAATACAGCCGATTCTTTGGATGAGCTCTCCGAACAATTGCAATCCTCAACCACCTTTAATGCGGTTTCGTCCATTGGTAAAATGGCAAGTTTGGGATCTAACTATATCACCTACACAGGAAGCGATGATATCTCCTTTGAGGTCTACTTCCCCAATGAAATTTCAGATGGAACACTCACCATTGCCGACTCTGATGGTAATGTGGTAAGAACGATCGACTTAGGCGATGAAGCCAAAGGAGAAAGTGGCATTGTCACCATCACCTGGGATGGACTCGATGATGAGGGTAATCAAGTGGATGAAGGCTATTACAGTGTGGGTGCAACGTATATTGACCCTGAAGGCGCTTCGGATACAACAGTGTTAGGTGTTTATCCAATCGAATCTGTTTACTACGACGATGGCGTGATCAAGCTAAAACTTGGTTCAAACTACTACAATATTGATGAAGTCGTTGAAATTTATGCAAAAAGTGAATCGTAA